A single region of the Solwaraspora sp. WMMD406 genome encodes:
- a CDS encoding adenosine deaminase, producing MVAVSFEEIVRAPKALLHDHLDGGLRPESVVELADEVGHVLPVADPVGLGRWFVSAADSGSLERYLETFAHTVAVMQTESALFRVASECAVDLAADGVVYAEVRFAPEQHLERGLGLGAVVEAVLAGFADGCARAAGAGRVVRVGTLLTAMRHAARSQEIAELAVRYRDAGVVGFDIAGAEAGFPPTRHLDAFEFLQRENFHFTIHAGEAFGLPSIWQAIQWCGADRLGHGVRIVDDVEVGADGGVRLGRLAAYVRDKRIPLELCPSSNVQTGAVGSIGEHPIGLLRDLRFRVTVNTDNRLMSGTSMSREMWLLVEAFGWGWSELRWLTVNAMKSAFIPFDERLAIIDDVIKPGYAKLLA from the coding sequence ATGGTGGCTGTTTCGTTTGAGGAGATCGTCCGGGCGCCGAAGGCGTTGTTGCATGACCATCTGGATGGGGGGTTGCGTCCGGAGTCGGTGGTGGAGTTGGCCGATGAGGTGGGTCATGTGTTGCCGGTGGCGGATCCGGTGGGGTTGGGTCGGTGGTTCGTGTCGGCGGCGGATTCGGGGTCGTTGGAGCGGTATCTGGAGACGTTCGCGCACACGGTGGCGGTGATGCAGACGGAGTCGGCGTTGTTTCGGGTGGCGTCGGAGTGTGCGGTGGATCTGGCGGCGGACGGGGTGGTGTACGCGGAGGTGCGGTTCGCGCCGGAGCAGCATCTTGAGCGGGGGTTGGGGTTGGGTGCGGTGGTGGAGGCGGTGTTGGCGGGGTTCGCGGATGGGTGTGCGCGGGCGGCGGGGGCGGGTCGGGTGGTGCGGGTGGGGACGTTGTTGACGGCGATGCGGCATGCGGCGCGGTCGCAGGAGATCGCGGAGTTGGCGGTGCGGTATCGGGATGCGGGGGTGGTGGGGTTTGATATCGCGGGGGCGGAGGCGGGTTTTCCGCCGACTCGGCATTTGGATGCTTTTGAGTTTTTGCAGCGGGAGAATTTTCATTTTACGATTCATGCGGGTGAGGCTTTTGGGTTGCCGTCGATTTGGCAGGCGATTCAGTGGTGTGGGGCGGATCGGTTGGGGCATGGGGTGCGGATTGTGGATGATGTGGAGGTGGGTGCGGATGGTGGGGTGCGGTTGGGGCGGTTGGCGGCGTATGTGCGGGATAAGCGGATTCCGTTGGAGTTGTGTCCGTCGTCGAATGTGCAGACGGGTGCGGTGGGTTCGATTGGTGAGCATCCGATCGGGTTGTTGCGTGATTTGCGGTTTCGGGTGACGGTGAATACGGATAATCGGTTGATGAGTGGGACGTCGATGTCGCGGGAGATGTGGTTGTTGGTGGAGGCGTTTGGGTGGGGGTGGTCGGAGTTGCGGTGGTTGACGGTTAATGCGATGAAGAGTGCGTTCATTCCGTTCGATGAGCGGTTGGCGATCATCGACGACGTCATCAAGCCGGGCTACGCGAAGCTGCTGGCCTGA
- a CDS encoding ABC transporter permease produces the protein MVVTDTPVTVAERFWNRTRMTGVGLVAAGGVATAVFGTLADSQEARFTLSETAGGAALRIPGTLGAVLFGLIAVVAGVALLSPYGARWFTPLLAVGVVGFVVSFLCWQISTAPTGQNFMPMVNMVRGTFLLALPLIFGSLAGVLCERSGVVNVAIEGQLLMGAFAGALIGTMSGSVWVGLIAAALGGAFISLLLALFAIRYLVDQVVIGIVLNLFAVGLTGFLYERLMQTDQPAYNQPPHFGTWEIPLLSQIPVIGPALFRGNIFLYLALILVVVINVALFRTRWGLRTRSVGEHPIAADTLGVRVLGLRYRNVLLAGMVAGVGGGSYTLLLYSFTKNMIGGKGFIALAALIFGRWSPTGALLASLFFGFADQLGAYLGAISSAIPSQFLAMLPYLATILAVAGLVGRVRAPAADGKPYIKA, from the coding sequence ATGGTCGTCACTGATACTCCGGTGACCGTCGCGGAGCGTTTCTGGAACCGTACCCGGATGACCGGGGTCGGTCTGGTCGCCGCCGGCGGCGTCGCCACGGCCGTCTTCGGCACGTTGGCCGACTCCCAGGAGGCCCGGTTCACCCTCAGCGAGACCGCCGGCGGGGCGGCGCTGCGGATTCCCGGCACCCTCGGCGCGGTCCTGTTCGGCCTGATCGCCGTAGTCGCCGGGGTCGCCCTGCTCAGCCCGTACGGTGCCCGCTGGTTCACGCCGCTGCTCGCCGTCGGCGTCGTCGGCTTCGTGGTCAGCTTCCTCTGCTGGCAGATCTCCACCGCCCCGACCGGGCAGAACTTCATGCCGATGGTCAACATGGTGCGCGGCACGTTCCTGCTGGCCCTGCCGCTGATCTTCGGCTCGCTCGCCGGGGTGCTCTGCGAACGCTCCGGCGTGGTCAACGTGGCCATCGAAGGCCAGCTGCTGATGGGTGCCTTCGCCGGCGCGTTGATCGGCACCATGTCCGGCAGCGTCTGGGTCGGGCTGATCGCCGCCGCCCTCGGCGGGGCGTTCATCTCGCTGCTGCTCGCCCTGTTCGCCATCCGCTACCTGGTCGACCAGGTCGTCATCGGGATCGTGCTCAACCTGTTCGCGGTCGGTCTGACCGGGTTCCTCTACGAGCGGCTGATGCAGACCGACCAGCCGGCCTACAACCAGCCGCCGCACTTCGGCACCTGGGAGATTCCGCTGTTGTCGCAGATCCCGGTGATCGGGCCGGCGCTGTTTCGCGGCAACATCTTCCTCTACCTGGCGCTGATCCTGGTCGTGGTGATCAACGTGGCGTTGTTCCGGACCCGGTGGGGGCTGCGGACCCGGTCGGTCGGCGAGCACCCGATCGCCGCCGACACCCTGGGCGTACGGGTGCTGGGGTTGCGCTACCGCAACGTGCTGCTCGCCGGCATGGTCGCCGGGGTCGGCGGCGGGTCGTACACCCTGCTGCTTTACTCGTTTACCAAGAACATGATCGGCGGCAAGGGCTTCATCGCGCTCGCCGCGCTGATCTTCGGCCGGTGGAGCCCGACCGGGGCACTGCTGGCGTCGCTGTTCTTCGGCTTCGCCGACCAGCTCGGTGCCTACCTGGGGGCGATCAGCAGCGCGATCCCGAGCCAGTTCCTGGCGATGCTGCCCTACCTGGCGACGATCCTCGCGGTGGCCGGGCTGGTCGGGCGGGTACGGGCACCGGCCGCCGACGGCAAGCCCTACATCAAAGCCTGA
- a CDS encoding DUF4272 domain-containing protein, which produces MTVLAPDPRAIRAESLDELRRLRLPLPPAQFPLVWEPGDAVELRPTAEIEARTAILHLVLARCFGMPPQAAMSWLLGSHLVELVTPPEWQFVIGGRGDHRSFVLHHDAIFALAWVLGLTRHLDPVAASDDRLMSLLPNLPAGETFAQWRSRTLVAPRDAAEAAVLLDFYYCLDWGYLEAERRGEPLPGVVDANAIGQRRWALEWAVIFRGPYHDPPAGWEEIDLST; this is translated from the coding sequence GTGACCGTACTCGCTCCTGACCCCCGGGCCATTCGCGCGGAGAGTCTCGACGAGCTGCGTCGGCTCCGCCTACCGCTGCCGCCTGCGCAGTTCCCGCTGGTCTGGGAACCAGGTGACGCGGTCGAGTTGCGGCCGACCGCCGAAATCGAAGCCCGGACCGCGATCCTGCACCTGGTCCTGGCCCGCTGTTTCGGGATGCCGCCGCAGGCGGCGATGAGCTGGTTGCTCGGCTCGCATCTGGTCGAGTTGGTCACGCCGCCGGAATGGCAGTTCGTCATCGGCGGCCGAGGCGACCATCGGTCGTTCGTCCTGCACCACGACGCCATCTTCGCGCTCGCCTGGGTGCTCGGGCTGACCCGACATCTCGACCCGGTCGCCGCCTCGGACGACCGGCTGATGTCGCTGCTGCCGAACCTGCCAGCGGGGGAGACCTTCGCCCAGTGGCGGTCCCGGACGCTCGTCGCGCCGCGTGACGCGGCGGAAGCCGCAGTGCTGCTCGACTTCTACTACTGTCTCGACTGGGGATATCTGGAGGCGGAACGACGGGGCGAACCGCTGCCCGGAGTGGTCGACGCCAACGCGATCGGACAGCGCCGATGGGCACTGGAATGGGCGGTGATATTTCGCGGCCCGTACCACGATCCACCCGCCGGCTGGGAGGAGATCGACCTTTCCACCTGA
- a CDS encoding thymidine phosphorylase encodes MAAGSAQVGPTAVDVIRTKRDGGRLSDAQIDWIVAAYTRGDVADEQMSALAMAILLRGMTAGEIARWTAAMIASGERLDLSGVARPTVDKHSTGGVGDKITLPLTPLVAACGAAVPQLSGRGLGHTGGTLDKLEAIPGWRAQLTNAQFVRQLRDIGAVVCAAGDHLAPADRKLYALRDVTATVEAIPLIASSIMSKKIAEGTEALVLDVKVGTGAFMSSVADARELARTMVDLGAAHDVRTVALLTDMSTPLGRTVGNAIEVAEAVEVLAGGGPADVVELTLTLAREMLDAAGLTDADPAAALRDGRAMDSWRAMIRAQGGDPSAPLPVAAEAELIRADRDGYVAAVDARTVGVAAWRLGAGRARKEDPVSAAAGVILHRRPGDAVRAGDPLLELRADTPDRIADVLPGIADAVRLTDQPPPDGDLVIERIG; translated from the coding sequence GTGGCCGCCGGTAGCGCGCAGGTCGGCCCGACCGCCGTGGACGTGATCCGGACCAAGCGCGACGGCGGTCGGCTCAGCGACGCGCAGATCGACTGGATCGTCGCCGCCTACACCCGGGGCGACGTCGCCGACGAGCAGATGTCGGCGCTCGCCATGGCCATCCTGCTGCGCGGGATGACCGCCGGGGAGATCGCCCGCTGGACGGCCGCCATGATCGCCAGCGGCGAGCGGCTGGACCTGTCGGGAGTCGCACGGCCGACGGTCGACAAACACTCCACCGGCGGTGTCGGCGACAAGATCACCCTGCCGTTGACCCCGCTGGTCGCCGCCTGCGGGGCGGCCGTACCGCAGCTGTCCGGCCGAGGGCTCGGCCACACCGGCGGTACGTTGGACAAGCTCGAAGCCATCCCCGGCTGGCGGGCACAGCTGACCAACGCCCAGTTCGTCCGGCAGCTCCGTGACATCGGGGCCGTCGTCTGCGCCGCCGGCGACCACCTGGCGCCGGCCGACCGCAAGCTGTACGCCCTGCGCGACGTCACCGCCACGGTCGAGGCGATACCACTGATCGCCAGCTCGATCATGAGCAAGAAGATCGCCGAAGGCACCGAGGCGCTGGTCCTGGACGTCAAGGTCGGCACCGGCGCGTTCATGTCCTCCGTCGCCGACGCGCGGGAACTCGCCCGTACGATGGTCGACCTCGGTGCCGCACACGACGTGCGGACCGTCGCCCTGCTCACCGACATGTCCACCCCGCTGGGCCGGACCGTCGGCAACGCCATCGAGGTGGCCGAAGCGGTCGAGGTCCTCGCCGGCGGCGGACCCGCCGACGTGGTCGAACTCACCCTCACCCTGGCCCGCGAGATGCTCGACGCCGCCGGGCTGACCGACGCCGACCCGGCGGCCGCGCTGCGCGACGGCCGGGCGATGGACAGCTGGCGGGCGATGATCAGGGCACAGGGTGGCGACCCGTCCGCGCCGCTGCCCGTCGCCGCCGAGGCCGAGCTGATCCGCGCCGACCGGGACGGCTACGTGGCGGCGGTGGACGCCCGTACCGTCGGGGTCGCCGCCTGGCGTCTCGGCGCCGGCCGCGCCCGTAAGGAGGACCCGGTGAGCGCCGCCGCCGGGGTGATCCTGCACCGGCGGCCGGGCGACGCGGTCCGGGCCGGCGACCCGCTGCTGGAACTGCGCGCCGACACGCCCGACCGGATCGCCGACGTGCTGCCGGGCATCGCCGACGCGGTACGGCTGACCGACCAGCCGCCACCCGACGGCGATCTCGTGATCGAGCGGATCGGTTGA
- a CDS encoding cytidine deaminase has translation MEIDWVELRRAATEAMRHAYAPYSSFPVGAAGLVDDGRVVVGCNVENAGYGVALCAECGVVSSLHSTGGGRLVALSCVGGDGRPLMPCGRCRQLLWEHGGPECLVEALPAPLTVAELLPHAFGPADLAAAALTAPADRSRVGAEHIGRSDAAGRAVVAPDTAVPARLARWRGRGTVFVHPDSAGGEVVWTGYWERSESTGGTADSGILEEAPSWPSAESAVAWGRARTHRVVVVDADGTVSWAGEGDPPAEVSTRWAG, from the coding sequence GTGGAGATCGACTGGGTGGAGCTGCGGCGGGCGGCGACGGAAGCGATGCGCCACGCGTACGCGCCGTATTCGAGCTTCCCGGTCGGCGCGGCCGGGCTCGTGGACGACGGCCGGGTGGTGGTCGGCTGCAACGTGGAGAACGCCGGGTACGGTGTCGCGCTCTGCGCCGAGTGCGGGGTGGTGTCGTCGCTGCACAGCACCGGCGGCGGTCGGCTGGTGGCGCTGTCCTGCGTGGGCGGCGACGGCCGCCCGCTGATGCCCTGCGGCCGGTGCCGCCAACTGCTCTGGGAGCACGGCGGCCCGGAATGCCTGGTGGAGGCCTTGCCCGCACCGCTGACAGTGGCGGAGTTGCTGCCCCACGCGTTCGGCCCGGCGGACCTGGCGGCGGCCGCGCTGACCGCGCCGGCGGACCGTAGCCGGGTCGGAGCCGAGCACATCGGCCGCTCCGACGCCGCCGGCCGGGCGGTGGTCGCTCCGGACACGGCGGTGCCCGCCCGGCTGGCCCGCTGGCGGGGGCGGGGCACCGTCTTCGTGCACCCGGACTCGGCCGGCGGCGAGGTGGTCTGGACCGGCTACTGGGAGCGTTCGGAGTCCACCGGCGGGACCGCCGACTCGGGCATCCTGGAGGAGGCGCCGAGCTGGCCGTCGGCCGAGTCGGCGGTGGCCTGGGGGCGGGCCCGGACGCACCGGGTGGTCGTGGTCGACGCCGACGGCACGGTCTCCTGGGCCGGCGAGGGGGACCCGCCGGCCGAGGTGAGCACCCGCTGGGCCGGCTGA
- a CDS encoding nitrate- and nitrite sensing domain-containing protein, producing MSKRPKTADSFLSRLRRPVGRLNDLPIWSKLGLIMIVPTLATIVVGTNGLIGHLETANNASQAHTLATLTRASGDLVHDLQNERAAAVLLLGTQDEELERRYLDAYNALHGTVDESRTPYSQRRAELTDLPVNFRNLLARVDQNLADLPGLRSQVVNSATEDGAFRLTEAARAYEVLLSDLLDIRDSAAQLANDTALSDHMRATAALARNKEFLSRERVVVLRAFSQDALTPALRTDYISTRAGQAQSRQAFEAAATADDLEFYNQTVAGPALREADTYGGFIRGQSEESMRNTPFDAEAWDAALVGHADLIRTVEQKIDSDVVNEATVLSNDVQQRLLVETILLLFVLLLAILFAALVARSMARSLRELRQGALAVAQHGLPQAVARLRDPQVTAQASPVQLANQIAEPLPVRSKDEFGQVTEAFNAVHLEAVRTAAEQAALRSSVSTMFVNLARRSQILVDRLIGHLDRLERGEEDPDRLGELFQLDHLATRMRRNDENLLVLAGADSTRVQREPAALIDVLRAAQSEVEHYTRIEFGVVDRDIEVSAHAVNDLVHLVAELFDNATAFSPPDSHVMVEARRVGDRAVLYVEDRGIGITPEQLRDLNERLATPPMVDVAVSRMMGLVVVARLAARHGVKVELRPATERGTIADVTLPTAVLIPRALAGRTTAPAAFGAAGPDTPAAPARSPFPAPLALEGGGPAGPGGPGTGPGGPGTGFGPPTEPPAQIGPPPRPFEPAPVNGGGPVKPSTPARAMPAWSDLTGASNGANGSNGANGSEMFNGVPTNGGSRTEPLPQRRSNDHWTVDGEVAGGTPGGVIPRQIPTSPETPGAGGRQPVSGQPYIPPVSAPPVSVPPVSAPPVRPFSAPPVPPSSAGNQQHPAAFHQSASSAPTAQHPIVPASSAPPAVPPTVVPSAAPPASAPPAWPPVAADRDAVTPPVPEKLAAALDMTAELPRVTRSDAENPASAPHPVPAPAAAPKRFADETMELPIFRELESAWFRTRRPTAEEAREAAVAMMTPSTSSASVASTQSATDSARPAPAAVASGSGTGTGLPRRPEPVATGGGGNGGGNSRDGNSRDGNSRDGNSRDGGRPDGWQTAADDGWRAASAAAEVAVAEKTQAGLPKRVPMAQLVPGGVDKATSSVQRRSPEAVRGLLSAYHRGVQRGRTQPKDDHSTNPGAAPGGQQSSQAGKEHEG from the coding sequence GTGAGCAAGCGGCCGAAGACGGCAGACTCCTTCCTGTCGCGTCTCCGCCGGCCGGTTGGCCGGCTTAACGATCTGCCGATCTGGTCCAAGCTCGGTCTGATTATGATCGTGCCCACCCTGGCGACGATCGTCGTCGGCACCAACGGTCTGATCGGCCACCTCGAGACCGCCAACAACGCAAGCCAGGCCCACACCCTCGCCACCCTCACCCGGGCCTCCGGCGACCTGGTCCACGACCTGCAGAACGAGCGCGCCGCCGCCGTGCTTCTCCTCGGTACGCAGGACGAGGAACTCGAGCGTCGTTACCTGGACGCCTACAACGCCCTGCACGGCACCGTCGACGAATCACGGACGCCGTACTCGCAGCGGCGGGCCGAGCTGACCGACCTGCCAGTCAACTTCCGCAATCTGCTCGCCCGAGTCGATCAGAACCTCGCCGATCTTCCCGGCCTGCGCAGCCAGGTCGTCAACAGCGCCACCGAAGACGGTGCCTTCCGGCTCACCGAGGCCGCCCGCGCGTACGAGGTGCTCCTCAGCGACCTGCTGGACATCCGGGACTCGGCCGCCCAGCTGGCCAACGACACCGCGCTGAGTGACCACATGCGGGCCACCGCCGCGCTCGCCCGCAACAAAGAGTTCCTGTCCCGCGAACGGGTGGTGGTCCTGCGGGCGTTCAGCCAGGACGCCCTGACTCCGGCGCTGCGTACCGACTACATCAGCACCCGGGCCGGTCAGGCTCAGTCCCGGCAGGCGTTCGAAGCCGCCGCGACAGCGGACGACCTGGAGTTCTACAACCAGACCGTGGCGGGTCCGGCGCTGCGTGAGGCGGACACCTACGGTGGCTTCATCCGTGGCCAGAGCGAAGAGTCGATGCGCAACACGCCGTTCGACGCCGAGGCCTGGGACGCCGCGCTGGTCGGTCACGCCGATCTGATCCGTACCGTCGAGCAGAAGATCGACAGCGACGTGGTCAACGAGGCCACCGTGCTCAGTAACGACGTCCAGCAGCGGCTGCTCGTCGAAACGATCCTGCTGCTGTTCGTACTGCTGCTCGCCATCCTCTTCGCCGCGCTGGTCGCCCGGTCGATGGCCCGTTCGCTGCGCGAACTCCGCCAGGGCGCGCTCGCGGTGGCTCAGCACGGCCTGCCGCAGGCCGTCGCCCGGCTGCGCGATCCACAGGTCACCGCCCAGGCATCCCCGGTGCAACTGGCCAATCAGATCGCCGAGCCGCTGCCGGTGCGCAGCAAGGACGAATTCGGCCAGGTCACCGAGGCGTTCAACGCCGTTCACCTGGAGGCCGTCCGGACCGCGGCGGAACAGGCCGCGTTGCGTTCGTCGGTCTCGACGATGTTCGTCAACCTGGCCCGCCGGTCACAGATCCTGGTCGACCGCCTCATCGGACACCTGGACCGGTTGGAACGCGGCGAGGAGGATCCGGACCGCCTCGGCGAGCTGTTCCAGCTCGACCACCTCGCGACCCGAATGCGGCGTAACGACGAGAACCTCTTGGTACTCGCCGGTGCCGACTCCACCCGGGTGCAGCGCGAGCCAGCTGCCCTGATCGACGTGCTGCGTGCCGCCCAGTCTGAGGTCGAGCACTACACCCGGATCGAGTTCGGCGTCGTCGACCGTGACATCGAGGTCTCCGCGCACGCCGTCAACGACCTGGTCCACCTCGTCGCCGAGCTGTTCGACAACGCCACCGCCTTCTCGCCGCCGGACTCCCACGTCATGGTGGAGGCCCGGCGGGTCGGTGACCGGGCGGTGCTCTACGTCGAGGACCGGGGTATCGGCATCACCCCCGAGCAGTTGCGTGACCTCAACGAACGGCTCGCCACACCCCCGATGGTCGACGTCGCGGTGTCCCGGATGATGGGCCTGGTCGTGGTCGCCCGGCTGGCCGCCCGGCACGGGGTCAAGGTCGAGCTGCGGCCGGCTACCGAACGGGGCACCATCGCCGACGTCACGTTGCCGACCGCGGTGCTCATCCCACGGGCACTCGCGGGCCGCACCACCGCACCCGCCGCGTTCGGCGCCGCCGGGCCGGACACCCCGGCGGCACCCGCCCGATCACCGTTCCCCGCGCCGCTGGCGCTCGAAGGCGGCGGCCCGGCCGGCCCCGGTGGCCCCGGAACCGGCCCTGGTGGCCCCGGAACCGGCTTCGGCCCGCCGACCGAACCACCGGCGCAGATCGGACCGCCGCCGCGTCCGTTCGAGCCGGCCCCGGTCAACGGCGGCGGTCCGGTGAAACCGTCCACCCCGGCGAGGGCCATGCCGGCCTGGTCGGATCTCACCGGAGCGAGCAACGGCGCCAACGGAAGCAACGGCGCCAACGGCTCGGAGATGTTCAACGGCGTGCCGACCAACGGCGGATCGCGTACGGAGCCGTTGCCGCAACGCCGATCGAACGACCACTGGACGGTCGACGGCGAGGTGGCCGGCGGCACACCGGGTGGCGTGATCCCCCGGCAGATCCCGACGTCGCCCGAGACACCGGGTGCCGGTGGTCGACAGCCGGTCAGCGGACAGCCGTACATCCCACCGGTCTCCGCGCCACCGGTGTCGGTCCCACCGGTCTCCGCGCCACCGGTACGACCGTTCTCGGCGCCACCTGTGCCACCGTCGTCGGCGGGCAATCAGCAGCATCCGGCGGCCTTTCATCAGTCCGCGTCGTCGGCCCCCACGGCGCAGCATCCGATCGTTCCGGCGAGTTCGGCACCACCGGCGGTGCCCCCGACGGTGGTGCCATCCGCAGCACCGCCGGCTTCTGCGCCACCGGCCTGGCCGCCGGTCGCGGCCGACCGCGACGCCGTCACTCCGCCGGTGCCGGAGAAGTTGGCGGCCGCGCTCGACATGACGGCGGAACTGCCACGGGTGACCCGCTCGGACGCCGAAAACCCCGCTTCGGCTCCACATCCGGTGCCCGCTCCCGCCGCAGCGCCCAAACGCTTCGCGGACGAGACCATGGAACTACCGATCTTCCGTGAACTCGAATCCGCGTGGTTCCGGACCCGCCGCCCGACGGCGGAGGAGGCACGCGAGGCTGCCGTAGCGATGATGACACCATCGACCTCGTCGGCGTCGGTCGCATCCACCCAGTCGGCCACGGACTCCGCTCGGCCGGCACCGGCCGCCGTGGCGAGTGGCTCGGGAACGGGCACAGGGCTGCCGCGCCGGCCAGAGCCGGTCGCGACCGGTGGCGGCGGCAACGGTGGCGGCAACTCCCGGGACGGCAACTCCCGGGACGGCAACTCCCGGGACGGCAACTCCCGGGACGGCGGCCGGCCGGACGGTTGGCAGACCGCCGCCGACGACGGCTGGCGGGCGGCCAGCGCTGCGGCCGAGGTGGCGGTAGCCGAAAAGACCCAGGCGGGACTCCCGAAACGGGTCCCGATGGCACAGCTGGTACCAGGTGGCGTAGACAAGGCGACAAGTTCGGTACAGCGTCGTTCACCAGAAGCGGTCCGTGGGCTATTGTCCGCGTACCACCGTGGTGTGCAACGCGGCCGGACGCAGCCCAAGGACGACCACTCGACCAACCCGGGGGCGGCCCCGGGAGGGCAGCAATCCTCGCAGGCTGGCAAGGAGCATGAGGGATGA
- a CDS encoding putative RNA methyltransferase has product MLADLVPYLRCPLCRQPFAAGSTTAGNAAAGSTAAEAGTVRTLRCPTGHHFDVARQGHVDLLPGAVTHGGDTTEMVSARDRFLAAGNFAAVRDSVVRAASAHLHVIARPAGQPPAGQPPAGQPLVVDAGAGTGAYLSAVLDARTDGHGLALDISKAAVRRAARAHPRSGAVRCDTWRSLPIVNGCADLVLNVFAPRNGAEFARILRPGGALIVVTPEPDHLGELVDALRLLRVDPEKEARVAAALGRYFRPSQSATIHDRLELDRAGAEAVVAMGPSARHADPGGLAERIAGLPEPIGVTTAVRLTVYQAD; this is encoded by the coding sequence ATGCTCGCCGACCTGGTGCCGTACCTGCGCTGCCCGTTGTGCCGTCAGCCGTTCGCCGCCGGCAGCACCACCGCCGGCAACGCCGCAGCCGGCAGCACTGCGGCCGAAGCCGGCACGGTGCGGACGCTGCGCTGCCCGACCGGACACCACTTCGACGTCGCCCGCCAGGGCCACGTCGACCTGCTGCCCGGCGCGGTGACCCACGGCGGCGACACCACCGAGATGGTCTCGGCCCGGGACCGGTTCCTGGCCGCCGGTAATTTCGCGGCGGTCCGGGACAGCGTCGTACGAGCGGCCAGCGCACACCTCCACGTCATCGCGAGGCCCGCCGGTCAGCCGCCCGCCGGTCAGCCGCCCGCCGGTCAGCCGCTCGTCGTCGACGCCGGGGCCGGAACCGGTGCCTACCTGTCCGCCGTACTCGACGCCCGGACCGACGGTCACGGCCTCGCCCTGGACATCTCCAAGGCGGCGGTACGCCGTGCCGCACGGGCCCACCCCCGAAGCGGCGCGGTCCGGTGCGACACGTGGCGCTCGCTGCCGATCGTCAACGGCTGCGCGGACCTGGTACTCAACGTGTTCGCCCCGCGTAACGGCGCCGAGTTCGCCCGGATCCTGCGCCCGGGTGGAGCGCTGATCGTGGTCACCCCGGAACCAGATCATCTCGGTGAACTGGTCGACGCGCTGCGACTGCTGCGGGTCGATCCGGAGAAGGAGGCACGGGTGGCGGCGGCGCTCGGCCGCTACTTCCGCCCGAGCCAGAGCGCGACGATCCACGATCGGCTGGAGCTGGACCGGGCCGGGGCCGAGGCCGTCGTGGCGATGGGCCCCAGCGCGCGGCACGCGGATCCGGGCGGGCTCGCCGAGCGAATCGCCGGGCTGCCGGAACCGATCGGCGTGACCACGGCGGTCCGACTGACCGTCTACCAGGCCGACTGA